Part of the Aquimarina sp. TRL1 genome, CACAACCCTATAATTAGTAATAAAATTGATATAATGGTTGCAAACCAACTGATTCCATAATACATGTCTGTTACCGGAACGCCCTCCAACCGATCCCTCACACTCTTCTGTACCGAAATCACCGAGAATAGCCCGAATAACAGTATCGTAAAATAGTATCCTTTCTCATTTAACATCATATCTGCATTCCACAACCCTATACAAAAGGCGGTTACTCCCGTTACTAAGGCAGCCCACGAAGCTCCTATAAATGCTCCTGTAGGTCGTTGTACATTTTTTTCTTTTTTATTCTCGTCTTTAACGATCTCTTCTGTTGTCGTATCATTACTAAACTTATATTCCATAATTAATTGTTTTTGATGATTCTTATTTGTTATTAATGATCGGTACAAAGATGTGGCTAGCCTATGAATAAATAAATTCCATATATTCAAAAAACTTATGATATATTAGTATACAAAAAATAAAATATTACTTATTTTATAGTATTTATATAATAAATAACTTACGATATAATGAATGTGATTTCGTCTATCATAGCAACCCTTTCTCCCGAAGAAAAGCGGAACTTCATCTCTCATCTAAAACAGAAGAACAAACGAAACGACACACGAAATCTGGCATTATTCAAGTTATTGGATACTACCGAGCGTCTCAAAAACCCAGATATTATTTTATACGGAAAACCTGCCAAAGGAGCTTATCACGCCCTCTGCAAAAGACTTCATGACCGATTAATTGATTTTATAGCTGCCAAGAGTTTTGACAAAGAAAGTTCTGAAGAAATGGAGACCTTGAAATTATTACTCGCCAGCAGGATATTTTTTGAACAAAAAAAATATAAAACCGGTCTTAAAACAATAAACAAGGGGCTTCTAAAAGCGCAGCAACACGATCAATACAGTATTCTCAATGAAATGTATTACACCCTGATACAACACGCACATCATCTACCGGATGTTTTATTATCAGACATTATAAACGATTATACAAAAAATCAACAGTTATTACAGCAGGAAGAACGTCTGAATATCTTCTATGCTACGGTACAGAACATTCTTCAAACCCGGGAGAAAGATGCTACTCAGGCAATTATCGACAGTTTGGCACAATTTGGGTTTTCTGCTGATGCACTGAGTTACAGATCCCTATATAAAATCATGGAAATCTCCAACATCGCTGCTAATGCAACCATGCAGCACCATGTGATGCTTCCATTTATAGAAAAAGTATACCAGCAAATTTCTCCTCAAAAAGAAACCCGGTTAAAACACTTATTTTACCACATACAAATCCTATATTATGTCGCTAATTCCTATTTCAGAAACAGAAATTTCACAGGCTCCTTCACCTATCTGGATAGCATGCATGAAAAGATGCTGCTACAACAAAAAAAGTTTTACAAAAGATTTTATCCGCAATATATATTGCTACGAGGGCTAACCCTCAATTATACTGACAAGCCTCTAGATGCTATCCAAACACTGGAGTGTATTGACGAACGGAAATATAAAGATCAGTTGGTCTATCTTCTCGATATTAAACTGACATTGGTGGTGTGTTATTTTCAGCAATATGAACTCAAAAAAGCGCTGCGTATTTTTCAGGAGTTTTATCACAGTGATCATTGGTATATTGAAAAAACAGGAATTCTTTGGGTCTTAAAAAAGAGCTTGATCGAAATTTTACTACATATCGAATTAGCTAATATTGAGCTGGTCTCTTCCAGACTTACCAGTTTTAAGAAAAAATACCTCCCATATTTAAAAAAACATCAGGAGCACCATATTTTAGAATTTGTAAAACTGATCACTTTTATCCACATGCATCCCGAAAAAATTCCTTCAGAAGCTTTTAGCACTATGGTAAACGCTTCATTCTCCTTAGAAGATACCGGGCAGATAGATATTTTTGTCATGAGTTTTTATGCCTGGTTACGATCTAAGATCGACCACCGTTCTATATACGAAACAACCTTGCAACTAATAGCAACCCGAAAAAATACGATATAAAAAAATCACCGCTGAGGCAAAGGCAACAGCGGTGATTTTTATTTTTTGAGTAGATTATGCTCCTATATACACCCAACCTTCTTT contains:
- the yiaA gene encoding inner membrane protein YiaA, with product MEYKFSNDTTTEEIVKDENKKEKNVQRPTGAFIGASWAALVTGVTAFCIGLWNADMMLNEKGYYFTILLFGLFSVISVQKSVRDRLEGVPVTDMYYGISWFATIISILLLIIGLWNASLELSEKGFYGMAFTLSIFSGIAVQKNTRDRKYIDNLEAY